The genomic segment GAAGTGAGAGTCAAAAAATCTACCTTTCATCGATTCTCGGCTGATTTTCCTTAATTTCAACACAATCTTCTCTCAGAAATCACTTCCATCACAACATACCAAACGATTTCACAAACATAATCACTTTCACTATAAAATCTATTTCTACTATAGAATCACTTCTAACACAGAATTAGAGGTTGAAGAGTTCTACCAAACAACCTTAATTTATGCATGCTCTGTAGCAAGCAAGCTATTTTCTAGTTTCAATGATTTTCATGGGACCAGCAAGGTACGGCCATGTTGGTTGGAAGGGGCCAACAAATTGGAcggcatgtttttttttttcaacacgATTGAAGCAGTGAGCTCCCACAACGGATAATGCTTTATCTGTCAATTCTTGGCCATTTTCTAGTTTCTATCCATATTTATAGTTCTTCATCTTTTGGCAatacgagagagaggagagagagttacaTACGAGAATCTCTTTGTAATAAGTTTTTCGTTTTTTTTGCTCCAACAATTTTTTAGGTTCCTaaagaattttttaagattatttCATGTACGATGAGATTCCCTTTTTATTTTAtgaattcttttaaaaaatattaaaaataaaagaaatgagaaTAAGGAGAAAAGAAACTAAACGAAGAGAATATGTTTGAGGATCGTCTTACCAGCTAGTTGTTATCTGTTGTGGTCTGTCACGATCGAGCTGTCGTGGATTAGCGGCAAACCACAACCACATGACGTGCTCACCACATTTTATATACACACAGACTTCCAAGTTGAATTAATTTTGCACGACACATCGTTCGCCGGAACTCTCGAGAGCTTGCCTGTCCCGACATGTTGGATAAGATTTGTCAAATTCACCAGTCAGATGCACACGTGCAAAGTCTTTCTCCCCGAGAGGACACGTGTGAAACTCATTGTTTAATACGCTTGCTGTTGCTTTTGGTCGGTAGGGTTTGGTTTCCGAGATAATTTATTGTGTGCCATGGAAAACTCTTAAAAATCCCCAAGTTACCCTCGGAAACATTCTTGTTTCTCAGGTACTACTACTTTAAATTTTCATTTTTAGATATGATATTATCGTTGTAACAGAGTTGACAGTAGTGatacataaaaaagaaaaaaaatagtttttcattTTATATGTCATTAAAATTAATACCATTATAATGTCAACGGTATATATGgattgaaaaaaatttcaaatagTGACATATGATGGACGGAAACTTTTCCGACAGCTTTTGATGGCATGGCCCATATATCCATAACCAGCCGGCCCATCTAAGCGGGCGAAGGCCTACAACTAATGGCTCCCTCTACGAGCCCAAGCTGATCCAAAGCCCACCTAAGGCCCACGGACCACCTTCGGCCCACGGCCCAGACCCAGCCATTCTTTGCCGCAGTATAATTGCTCCACCTCGTCTCCACACTCCCCTCCTCTCCCGGCGGCGTCTTAGGGTTTTGCTTCCCTCTCCCGGCGGCGCGAGCCACCTCGTCCTCATCCCTCAGGCCGGGAGGCGGTGGCGAGGCCCAAAGGTGACTGGCTCACTCACCcccgtctctctccctctccgtgGCCCCTGCGGTCCCCGCGTGCACGGGCGCTAGCCCAGTTGAGGCGTCCTAGGGCAAGCCGCGTCTCGTTCGGCAGTAGGTTTCACCGCGTGATCGGATCGCTCCTGTGGGTGATCACGTCGGATGGATGAATTTGTGCTCCGTTTGCGCGCGCCGCGGTCGGCCGAGGTCCCCTCGCCTGTGGATTCGGGCCAGTGCGAAACCTGTTGCGCTCTCCTGGTTCGCGCCCGCCTGTATGAGATGGTTTTGTGCGTGTGTAAAGATTGGTTTTTGTTCCTGATATCTCTATCGGCGGTGCGTCCGGTGGTTTGTGTAATTGAACCACTTATCAGAGGGTTTTGGTCACCGTATTTGGATCATCGTTAAAACCTCTGAACTTCTTGTTTGAGCTGCGCGGATCTGGTTCTTGTGAGCTATTGATTGTTTTTTAAAGGCCATTGGATCATGCTGTTTATTTGATGTGAATCATTTGTTGATCACTGGAGTGGTTGCTTATGAATTGTCAGATTGATCACATTTCTGTCCCGCAATGTAGCACGTCTCTGGTTCTCGGTTGATCTGATAGTTATCGGATACCACTTTTCGCAACAAGACATTGTGGTGCTTTCTGAAACCTTTGTTTAGTTTAACCCAACAAGTTGGCTGATCATTAGCTGCATCACTAAATTACATGTTGTCTCATTCATGTCTTGTTTACATTACCATTTTTTTGAAACAAACACCACTCTAGTTCAGTTTTATGCTGTCAGGTTGTTGACTGGATTAAATTGGAACTGCTGAAATGGTCTTGATTCCTTCTAAAATTCCTAGATCAATGTCTCCTAATTTTTCAGATGTGTAATTTTGATTCATTCACCTTAGATGTTCTAGATCCCTTGCCATTCACTTTACTCTTCATATCTACTAGTTTGGTCAGTAGGGTGTGAGATTGTATATGGTGTGATATGTCTGATAATCATTACTTATTTGAATATTTTGTTTCTGCATGTGTAATTGTGCCCACTGCCGTCTGTTTTATATATAAAGATCTTGTTCTATTAGTAATCGTGATTTCACTATTCTGCTTCAGGTTAAGTATGGTTATCTTGTTTTGGTATTGTGTTACCCGGGGCATTGAGTTTGCTGGTGTTTGATGCCCAGAACTCATTACTTAGTTTGTTTCAAAGTCATAATAGTATTGTTATATGAACTTTTTTACCTTTTCTCTGTGGTCTTTTTCGATCAGTGGCACGTTATTGTTCCACATCTCTAATGATAGTCTATCTGTGCTACCTGCTGTTTTGCTCTATTTTGCATCCTTTACAGTATTCTGactttttgtaatttttctcaTGAACTGATGATTTCTATATGTGCCTAATTCTCTGTGAAATCGTGTAGTTCACTGTCTAATTTGTATATCATTACGCATTTCAAATACTGTGCTGTACTTTGATTGTTGTTTTGACATTAAACATGGGTTAGTTCCATTTCCAACTGGTCAACTGCAGATGCTTTGCTTATGTGTACTAAACTCTTTACTGACTACCTATTGTTCACACCTAACTTTAGACCATGAAATTTCCTCGTTGATTTGATTCTTGAATTGATTAATTTCTATTCTTTGCTGCCGTTACAAGTTTGGAAGTTCTCTTAATATTGGCACATTTTTCCTTCCTGTGTAGGAAGGCATGTGTTATGAACTTAAGATTGTGCACTGAATGGTGTATCTACCTTCCTGTTTTAGTATGAATTTGTTGCTTCATACAATTGCTGGttggtttgtttttccttgtaTTGTGGCACCATAAAAGCCCCTCTGATTCTTCACCATTTTGCACACCATCTTAACTATGTAGTTTGTGAACAACGGAATCATTATTATTTAGAATCTTATGGGTGATAGCAATTTCGTCTTGTCATTTTGATGTATATGCGCAATTTTCTATCTGTCTCCTTTTACTTGTGATAAATTATCTTCCTTTGCAACCTCTTAAAGGCTACCATTTTAGTTTAACTGCTATTCGAATACCTAACATGCCATTATTTCCCTCTACTCAGTTATTCTGTTTCAAAACAGCCAGTATAATCCTTTTTAGTTTGTAACATATGGTAGTCTTACAAATTTGTAGGTGTGCACATCTGCAGGTTAGGTAAAGATGGTGAGGGTTAGCGTCCTGAACGACGCGCTGAAGAGCATGTACAATGCAGAGAAGCGTGGGAAGAGACAAGTCATGATCCGGCCCTCTTCAAAAGTGATCATCAAATTCCTTATTGTCATGCAACGCCATGGTTAGTTGTCTTTCACATGTCATTTGTTAGGTAGTATCTGAGAGCATGGACTCATGACTGCTGATCATTTCTATAGGCTACATTGGCGAGTTTGAGTATGTTGATGACCACCGAGCCGGGAAGATTGTGGTTGAATTGAACGGGAGGCTCAACAAGTGCGGGGTGATCAGCCCTCGCTTCGATGTTGGTGTGAAGGAAATCGAGGGCTGGACAGCCAGGCTGCTTCCATCTCGTCAGGTCTGTTTCTTACCCACATTATCATTTCTCAAAAATATAAGTTTGCGAATCTGTGTCCTTGTAGTTTGTTATCATGATCTAATCATTTCTCACTCTTTGACGTGCAGTTTGGGTACATTGTCCTGACGACCTCTGCTGGCATCATGGATCATGAAGAAGCCAGGAGGAAGAACGTTGGTGGCAAAGTGCTCGGCTTCTTTTACTGAATGAAATTTTGCAAAAGGATTATCGATTGGTGTAGTAGGATATTTATCTCATGATGAATCCTGCCCATTCCTAGTCATTTAATGGATGCACTTTGGGGGGCCTTGAGCCGTTTTAGTAGTTTTGATGAATTTTACTTTTGTGGTGCTTTTGGAATGTTATCAACTTATCACGTGCCTAGTGGTGCATCTTGCTTGTATTGGCTGTTGTTGAATTTGCCTGATTGATGTGTACGTCATTTGGAGTAGAGAGCGGATTAAGTTTTGCGTTGCTGGTTCCTTTGTAGTTTGTGCTTTCTCTTGGACATGTTATGCATGAATGACAAGTGTTAGGTGCTCTAGTTGAGTTTCGATGAGGATGTTAGTAGCCACTGCGGTGAAACTTAGTTTAATTTACGAATGTTTACTTGCAGAAATTGTTTGGTCAGGGGACGGACACGGGGAACAGTCTTATTTCTGAAAATGTGCCTTCTAAGTTCCTGTCAGCCTTTGTAGTCCATGTGTTTGTACACATGGATTACAGTCGTTTTGACCAAAGTCTATTGGTCCCTGGCATGTTATGTACAGGGCTTATACAGCTCAGAGAAATCACAGCCAGCGGATGCTTTTTGTTCTGCGGGACAAATTCTACAGGTATTCTGAAGGAAGTCCATTTTTCATTTTCTTAACTATCGAATTGATTTAAAAATCATCTCTTATCTCAAAAACTAGAAATCTTAAGTCCTTCAACTTCTAAACCGTTCGCTATTTATCTCTCGAGCCATTTTATGATGTTTTTGTACATGTGGGTATCTAAATTGGATATAACGTGGACATACATGTTCATTGGGTGCGTTAGCACCTTCGGCCGGGTTCTCCATACCTCCTCCGCAGTAAGCAGTAGTAGGGGCGTGCGGACTCACGTGACAGCAAGGACGACGCGGGCTCGAGGACGGCAACCTGCAAGAGAGGCGGTGCGGCCATAGGGCGACGGCGTGGCGAATCTTCCACGCAATAGGGCTTCAACGCAGCGGAGCTTCTGATCAATCTTCGCTCTTCCATGGCAGGCAGCGCACAGTAAGGATGACGGACGGTATTTGCGCCTAGTTGATCTTCCATGGCGTGGTGGTCAGTAGCTCTAGGGGCGCGTGCGGTGAATGGGCTTGACAGGTGGCGACCGTAGGACTTGGTGCGACAGGGACAAATCGGAGGTGAGGTTTCGATCAGTAGAGCTTCCCATCGGCTCGGCTCGGTGAACACGACCGGTGGCAAAATCGCACAACGATGAAACACAACAGGGCTTTGGCTTCGCGTCTCCTCTCGATCGATCTCCATAGCGGCAAAGCTTTCGCGGAACACTTTGTGGGTGCGCCAACCCTCTCTCCTCTGCTTCATCCCGCCGGTGCGCCGCGTCGTTTTTCTCCTCAGCCTGGTCAAATTCGGTGAGCTACTTTGCCACAAGCTCTGCCTcgacctcctccttctccccgCTCCAATTTGACCATTTAGCCGTTGCGTTGCCACCCCACCAGAGCTCCTTCACTCTGAGGCCCGCGCAACCGTCACCGGTCCAACCGGGGCGAGGTTCGACTCACCTCGATGAAGGGATTCACTCCCTGCATCGAGGCGATGCTGATGCGCCATTCAGTTCGGCCGAAAATGCACTGTAGCATCACCGCCTCGTAGCCCCTTCTCCCTCCCGTTCGGCCACCGTGGGGCAGCTCCACCTGAGCGACTTTGCTGCCGGCAAGCCTTAGAAATTGACTTCCCGCATCGAGGCGATGCTCATGCGCTCGCCGTTTTGGATCGAGATCCGCCGGAGCACCATCTCCACCGTTGGCCTGAGCCCTGGCCACCGCGCACGATCACTCGACCTCCGCACATGCGCACGGTCGTTCGACCTCTGCGCATTGCAGAGGAGCGGGAGGGCCAGGTGGTAGGCGGCGAGGTCATTAGTGGGCACACCAGTCCTGCTCGTGGAGCAGCGTGTCGATGAGCGTGGTGCGCACGGAGGAGGCCGGGTCATGGACTCGCTGTAGCGCGACCGACATGAGTCACTGGACAAGTGGGGCTATGGCATCACGACGACCATGAGCATGAGGAGGCGGAAGGtggagtgaagaagaagaagaggctaaCAGGTGGGCCCCAATATGGGAAAGACTAGGTCAGTATGGTCAGGTCACGCGGGATGCAAGTCATCAGCACCACGTGTGCAAAACTACTCTGAAATAGGTTGATGGATGAGTTTCAGACGATTTTAAATGTTGAGGGATTAAAGATTTCTAGTATTAAAGTTGAAGGTCGAAAATTAAACCAACTCGATAGTTGAGAGacgaaaaatagattttttttcctattctaaacTTTCAAAAGAGAACAATCCGCATAACTGTCTTTGATCATATTTTCATGTGTACATAGAATTCACCTGCAATTCGATCACCTTCGTCATATGCATAAAAAACTTACCCTGGTTTTCTTCCACCCATTCCAGAATGGTAACTTGAGAGTAACAAGAAACAAACTAACAATAGCTTGTTCTTTTATGTGTTGTGTTGCGCAAAATGCAGTAGCTTGAAAAATGGATCTGATCTTATGAGCAAGTTCTGCAAGGAGAACCCCTGGTTAGAGCTTGCAGTCTCTGAAACGCTCCAGCAAACTCTCCTAACAATTTTTACTGACTGCATCAGAGACATCCACATCAACAGAGCCAGCAACTCAGAATCGAAAGGCTACAGAGCGGATTCATCAGAATCAGGATTCAAGAGTTGATTACCTTGGCAAAGTTTCAAGACAAGCATACTCATCACATTTCAAGAGTTCGGTTTCAACATAAAGGATATTGATGGCCACAATATGAACAATCGATTTTACAGAGTAGAGAAATTCTAAAAAGGAAACCAGTGTCACGTTAATGGCAGGGTGTTAAGTGTTATTATGAAATAATGTCCTCCTTGTGAGCAAATGGTTAACTGCACTATCCGTTTGGTTCCAGAGGACCAGACGTTCAATATGACCAAGCACCAAACCCCGAATAGCGTTCAAGAAAAGAGACGTAAATAGTTCTCTTGAACTTAAACAACTTATCTGAAAAGCGCATTCAAGGCGAAAATAATGAACCAAAAACAGCATTCCATCTTACAGTGTTGCAGAAACTCCTGTGCAACACAGAGAAACACTACATTATTACGAGTAGGCACCACATGACAAGATGctttattaaataaaaattgtgtATTAAACGCCCCGTTTCTACTCTAGACAaccataaataatgttgtgATGTTCATACCATCGGGTGTATACTTGCACAaccataaataatgttgtgATGTTCATACCATCGGATGTATACTTGCAATCAGTAAGATAATTTGTTGACAAAGATAGAAGCATTCTATTTAACACTTTAACTACTAGACATTTGACAACGTCAATCAAAACTTGATACAGGACATGCGTCGAGTAAATAACTCTATAAACGGGCATATAAACGTCGAATGGCAAGAAGCGGCCATGGTGGTCTAGGGCAGGGGTCGCCCCTCGCGCCGCCTGGAGAAGGCGACCCAAGGTCAAAATCTGGCAGGTGTCTCACTACGACGTGCAAATGTTGATTAGCCAAAACGAGAAATTCCCTAATCATTTatcattagtaaaataatcaATCTAACACAAAAAGTACCGACATCACTCTAGAATTTGttagatggaatatgaactgtGTAATGTTTCTACTAGAAATTCTCACAATCCCAGGCAGGGACCTCAAGATATGAGCCATGCATCAATACCTCTAATGAATATCCTTTTGACGTTTGAACTACAACCTACAAGACGTTTTTCCTTTACCATGCTGGACTGATATTTCAGACCTGCCGGCCATTTTGGCCACTTGAGCTGCCCTCAAAAGTTGCGATCAAGCTGTCAGGATTCGGATCAATATGCAGATTTTCCAATTTCGCATCTAGGTCGTTCCCGCCTTCTGCCACGTTGATTGGTGGATCTGACAATTCTGTGTCGTTCGTCATGGTCTCAGAACTCTCATCCTCAACGTGAACCTCACTGCAACAATAACGAATGTTGTGGGCTCAGCAGGTGAGAAAATAAAAGGTAATAGAGAAAACAGAAGGACATTCGGTGACAGGAGATTGTTTGCACTTTATAGAGTAGAAAACTTCTAAAAGGTAAACCAGTGACATGACTATGGCAGTCTGATGATAAAATAAGACCCACTTTGTGAACACATGGTTAACTGCAGTATCCGCTGGACTTTTTGGAAGATTAGACTTTCAATATGGCCAACCACAAAATACCCAGTAGCATTCTAGaaaatcaaaaaagaaaaacccacATATTTTTAGATTGTGGAAAGCTAGTGAGTAACACTTGCTTATCTGTTGCACATCAGAAGTCTTGGTTGGTATTTGCTAGCGAACCTTATTGATAAGGAACTAAACTTCCCCTTCTTGTTAATGTTATTACATATGTTCATTTCTTTTACAATGAACTTAATTCTTCACAAAGAAGCATATATAACTAGAGCAAATAAACTTTCTAGAACCAGTACGATAAACCCATACTGCACGCTGGCATGGATGGAGGAAACAACACATTACAGCTCTCAAGATAAACCATCAGTTTTAGAATTAACTTTTGACATGTTTTCATGGAATATACAAGGTTACTTTAAAACATATAAGAATATACAGGACGAATTCATACTTATCCATTTATCTTACAATTAAGAACTAAAGCCAGTATTCCATCTTTACAAGTGTTGACGAAGGTTCTATGCAAGTGCAGCACAGACAAATACTTTTGTTATGAACAGGCACCACAGGACACTAGCAAAAGAAAATGATTTTGGAATACCCCCTTTTTCTACACTAGACAACCCTGAATAGTGTTATGTTGTTCATTACAGCAAGTGTATAATCATGATCAATAAGATAATTTGCTGACAAACGATAGAAGCAGTCTGTTGAACTACTTGACATTTGGCAACATCAATCAAAACTAGGTACAGGACAGGCATCGATTTAATTACTCTGTAAAAGGGTGCAAAGCAGAGCCAGGAAGTAATAGAACAGAATTAAACCAGAGCATTATTACCTTTCTTGATGATGCTCACTGATCTTTCGATTAATCTCCAAGTTTTCCACTTTTGCACTTTCTGCCACTTCGATTGGTGGATCTGGCAATTCTGTGTTGTTTGCTGGGGTCTCAGAACTCTCACCTTCAGCATGAACCTCACTGAAACAATAACTTGTGAGCTGAGTAGGTCAGGAAACAAAAGGACATTCTGTGAAAGGGATTGTTTGGATATTAAAAAAGTCTGGAgaaatttctaaaaaagaaaCCAGTGGCACAGTAATGGCAGGGTGTTATGATGAAATAATATCCTGGTTAACTTCACTATCCGTTTGGCTCTAGAGGACCAGACCTTCAATATgatcaagcaaaaaaaaaaaatcccaataGCATTCTAGAAAAAAGTAAATAGTTCTCGTGAACTTGAActgttttttttccaaaaagcaTGCTCAGGGTGAAAATAATGAACTAAGAACAGTATTCTGTCTTTACAAGTGTTGCAGAAAGTACTGTGCAACACTAACAGACAATCCTATTATGAATAAGCGCCACAGGACTAGATGCTTTAGTAGAAAACAAATGTGTATGAAACACCTTCTTTCTACACTAGACAACCCTAAATAATGGTACGTTGTTCATTCCATCGAGTGTATAACCACGGCCAAGATAAGTTGTTGACATATGATAGAAGCAGTCTGTTGAACTACTAGACATTTGACAACATCAATCAAAACTAGATACAGGACAGGCAATTGAGTAAATAACTCTATAAAAGAATATCAGATACCCAGGAAATTATAGAAGTTACCTTTCTTGATGATTATCGATGATCTTTAGAGCCCCATCTGTGCACAAAGACTGAAAGGAATTCATTGTTAGTACCTCTATTTTTCCTTTATATCATCGAATGGAACAATAGTAAGACTGAAAGGAATTCATTGTTAGTACCTCTATTTTTCCTTTATATCATCGAATGAAACAATAGTAAAACTGAAAGGAATTCTGTTGTGTAGTATTTCTACTTTTAGTTACAtcaacaaatgaaacaataacaCAACTTAGGAGTGGTCCACAGAATAGCTTTGGTTATTCATTTGGAAAACTGCGCAGATAAGCAGAAACAACATTCATCCGGATCTCACCTGTTTATCATCTCCCGTTTCCCGACCACCCTCGTTTGCATGGGATGTCTCTGAACCATCAGCCTCATTAGCGAATATTGCATCAATATCAGCAGCACTGATCCACTTAGCAGCTACTTCTGGATCTTCAGTCATGCATTTCTTTAACTCTCTCTGCAAAGATTGCTATCAGTATACAATATGAGCAAATAGCTGTATAAGTAACTAGACCTAAACGAGAAAATCCTGGGATAACAAACCCATAGGAATGATCTTGCAAGCGCCAGGATGATTTCGCGATAATCCAATGCAGAAGCTTTGAGAAAATTGTGCCACAACTCCTGTATTTCAGGAAGAGCCTCGGCAAACTGCAATGCAAAAACATGTGAAACATTAGTCTCGGTTTAAAACTACCACTACCAAGAATGCATCTATGGAGGAAATACTGAAGCGAAATAATGCCATGCCACGCAAAATTTTCAAACCTCGCCACTAGATTTATCAGTAGGCAGAGTCTTCATTTTCTGCT from the Phragmites australis chromosome 19, lpPhrAust1.1, whole genome shotgun sequence genome contains:
- the LOC133900687 gene encoding small ribosomal subunit protein uS8z/uS8w-like — protein: MVRVSVLNDALKSMYNAEKRGKRQVMIRPSSKVIIKFLIVMQRHGYIGEFEYVDDHRAGKIVVELNGRLNKCGVISPRFDVGVKEIEGWTARLLPSRQFGYIVLTTSAGIMDHEEARRKNVGGKVLGFFY